A part of Acidimicrobiales bacterium genomic DNA contains:
- a CDS encoding transcription elongation factor GreA, protein MSDAPHVHHLSATAHDRLQAELHDLTTRGRVEIARHIERARELGDLSENGDYQAAKEQQGMMEGRIRHLEALLRDAVIVEAGGSETVRVGSVVVVRYEGDADDETERYLVGSVEERHDDLDVVSPGSPLGRALLDRSTGDVVEFEAPNGALKVEIVDVEG, encoded by the coding sequence GTGAGCGATGCCCCGCACGTGCACCACCTGTCCGCGACCGCGCACGACCGGCTGCAGGCCGAGCTCCACGACCTGACCACCCGCGGCCGGGTCGAGATCGCCCGCCACATCGAGCGGGCACGCGAGCTCGGCGACCTGTCCGAGAACGGTGACTACCAGGCCGCCAAGGAGCAGCAGGGCATGATGGAGGGCCGGATCCGCCACCTCGAGGCCCTGCTGCGCGATGCCGTCATCGTCGAGGCCGGAGGCTCCGAGACCGTGCGGGTCGGGTCGGTGGTCGTCGTGCGCTACGAGGGCGACGCCGACGACGAGACCGAGCGCTACCTCGTCGGTTCGGTCGAGGAGCGCCACGACGACCTCGACGTGGTCTCCCCCGGCTCCCCGCTGGGTCGGGCCCTGCTCGACCGCAGCACCGGCGACGTCGTGGAGTTCGAGGCGCCCAACGGCGCCCTCAAGGTCGAGATCGTCGACGTCGAGGGCTGA
- a CDS encoding alpha/beta hydrolase has translation MTADATARPLAPPLPPGRRVELPGRGTTFVRELPGPPGAPVVVLLHGWTASADLNWFPSYFPLARRYRVLALDHRGHGRGIRSRRPFRLEDCADDVAALANVLGIERFVAVGYSMGGPIAQLVWHRHPHHVQGVVLCATARSFAATTEERVWFAGLGTMAWASRLTPAAAQRRMASRLLSRKPERGFGAWALDEVHHNDWTKILEAGRAIGRFSSREWIGGLDAPAAVVITTGDRVVPPRRQQRLAESIPGAAVFEVAGDHDVCVMQPGLFVPTLVEAVESVLERVPVGSRGT, from the coding sequence ATGACCGCGGACGCCACCGCACGGCCCCTCGCACCGCCCCTGCCGCCGGGCCGGCGCGTCGAGCTCCCCGGGCGCGGCACCACCTTCGTGCGCGAGCTCCCCGGCCCTCCCGGCGCGCCCGTCGTGGTGCTCCTCCACGGCTGGACGGCCAGCGCCGACCTCAACTGGTTCCCCTCGTACTTCCCCCTCGCCCGCCGCTACCGGGTGCTCGCGCTCGACCACCGCGGCCACGGCCGGGGCATCCGCTCGCGCCGGCCGTTCCGCCTCGAGGACTGCGCCGACGACGTCGCCGCCCTGGCCAACGTGCTCGGGATCGAGCGGTTCGTGGCCGTGGGCTACTCGATGGGGGGGCCCATCGCCCAGCTCGTGTGGCACCGCCACCCCCACCACGTTCAGGGCGTGGTGCTGTGCGCCACCGCCCGGAGCTTCGCGGCCACCACCGAGGAGCGGGTGTGGTTCGCGGGTCTGGGCACCATGGCCTGGGCCAGCCGGCTCACGCCGGCGGCCGCCCAGCGGCGGATGGCGAGCCGGCTCCTCAGCCGCAAGCCCGAGCGCGGGTTCGGGGCCTGGGCCCTCGACGAGGTCCACCACAACGACTGGACCAAGATCCTCGAGGCCGGGCGGGCCATCGGCCGATTCTCGTCCCGGGAGTGGATCGGCGGCCTCGACGCGCCGGCCGCCGTGGTGATCACCACCGGCGACCGCGTCGTGCCACCGCGGCGCCAGCAGCGCCTGGCCGAGTCGATCCCCGGCGCGGCGGTGTTCGAGGTGGCCGGCGACCACGACGTGTGCGTGATGCAGCCCGGCCTGTTCGTCCCCACCCTGGTCGAGGCCGTCGAGTCGGTGCTGGAGCGGGTGCCGGTGGGGTCCCGGGGCACCTAG
- a CDS encoding signal peptidase I yields the protein MIPSTAHDGTRPRPTRSVGAEVRFYAGLVALIGLLTGVVLAVAALVPAVVLGWSPTVITSTSMEPALRVGDVVLVDPARADRLRPGQVITFRAPESGALRTHRVVEVRGQEVITKGDANGTQDQVPVALVDVVGRAVAVVPFAGAPMTLASERRWSALALVAAAAALCAWLARYALLPEHHPWEVRARREARALALGVVPPR from the coding sequence GTGATCCCCTCCACGGCACACGACGGCACCCGGCCCCGACCGACTCGCTCGGTCGGGGCCGAGGTCCGCTTCTACGCCGGTCTGGTGGCGCTGATCGGGCTGCTGACGGGGGTCGTGCTGGCCGTCGCGGCCCTGGTGCCGGCGGTCGTGCTGGGCTGGAGCCCGACGGTCATCACGTCGACGTCGATGGAGCCGGCGCTGCGCGTCGGCGACGTGGTGCTGGTCGACCCGGCCCGGGCAGACCGCCTCCGGCCGGGCCAGGTGATCACCTTCCGCGCCCCCGAGAGCGGGGCGCTGCGCACCCACCGGGTGGTCGAGGTGCGCGGCCAGGAGGTGATCACCAAGGGCGACGCCAACGGGACGCAGGACCAGGTGCCGGTCGCCCTCGTCGACGTGGTCGGCCGGGCGGTGGCCGTGGTGCCCTTCGCGGGCGCCCCCATGACCCTGGCATCGGAGCGGCGCTGGTCGGCGCTGGCCCTGGTGGCCGCAGCGGCGGCCCTGTGCGCCTGGCTGGCCCGCTACGCCCTGCTGCCCGAGCACCATCCCTGGGAGGTGCGGGCCCGCCGCGAGGCGCGTGCGCTGGCCCTGGGGGTCGTGCCCCCGCGGTGA